From Flavipsychrobacter sp., a single genomic window includes:
- a CDS encoding LytTR family DNA-binding domain-containing protein — MSNNIQVVIVDDEPKMIELLEDAINDLYPQISIAGKYTNWKDAIKGINSINPDIIFMDISMPEKSGFDILNLLPEIDTEIIFVTAHSEYAVEAFEHAAAGYILKPINEIKLTKTVNRVLKKIEQKADVFQQSKSAGKIGIPDDDSVVYYNVEDILYIETVNRYTKIVTINKEIISSYSLGMYKKTLPAHLFLLVHRSFIINISHVTRLDPNNYVIMTNKKEIPLSKNHKDEFLTHFQKIGR, encoded by the coding sequence ATGTCTAATAATATACAAGTTGTAATTGTAGATGATGAGCCCAAAATGATAGAGCTTCTCGAAGATGCTATTAATGACCTTTACCCTCAAATCAGCATAGCAGGCAAATACACGAACTGGAAAGATGCTATCAAAGGTATAAACTCCATTAACCCGGACATTATATTCATGGACATTTCTATGCCTGAAAAATCAGGTTTTGACATCCTTAACCTATTACCGGAAATAGATACCGAGATCATATTTGTTACCGCGCATTCTGAATATGCTGTTGAAGCTTTTGAGCATGCCGCAGCGGGTTACATTCTCAAACCTATCAATGAAATAAAACTCACCAAAACAGTAAATAGGGTATTAAAAAAGATTGAGCAGAAAGCTGACGTCTTTCAACAATCTAAATCTGCTGGAAAAATAGGCATTCCCGACGACGATAGTGTGGTGTATTACAATGTAGAAGATATACTATATATAGAGACTGTAAACAGGTATACAAAAATCGTAACTATAAATAAAGAAATAATAAGCTCATACAGCTTGGGAATGTATAAGAAAACCCTTCCCGCCCATCTATTCTTACTTGTACATCGATCCTTTATTATTAATATAAGCCATGTGACAAGGTTAGATCCTAATAACTATGTCATTATGACCAACAAAAAGGAAATACCATTATCTAAAAACCACAAGGATGAATTCCTAACCCATTTTCAGAAAATTGGAAGATAA
- a CDS encoding FkbM family methyltransferase, with amino-acid sequence MNIISAIGATYQSKLSHFRKKMELGLNIIRVKLLKHDNSESVKEYNLFGKRFKYINSYDFLHSLEEIFLEEVYKCSLGETPLIIDCGANIGLSVLYFKRAYPGAKIIAFEPDVNNYELIKQNIESYNLSGVELRKEAVWVKEETLKFKTMGSLGSMIVSGASDDTYDVKAIRLKELLAQEVDMLKMDIEGAEYQVIKDVAPELKNVKNLFLEYHGTFSEMSKLSELFTLLTNSGFSYYIKEALNIYRTPFYRSDIEHPYDVQLNIFCFRT; translated from the coding sequence ATGAATATTATTAGTGCTATTGGTGCAACGTATCAATCGAAGTTATCCCATTTTAGAAAGAAAATGGAATTAGGACTTAACATAATTCGAGTGAAGTTATTAAAACATGATAATTCCGAAAGTGTTAAGGAATATAATCTGTTTGGTAAGCGTTTCAAGTATATCAATAGTTATGATTTTTTACACAGTCTTGAGGAGATATTTTTAGAGGAAGTATACAAATGTTCTTTAGGAGAAACCCCACTAATAATTGATTGTGGAGCTAATATAGGTTTAAGCGTACTCTATTTTAAAAGAGCTTACCCCGGTGCAAAAATTATAGCGTTTGAACCAGATGTAAACAATTACGAACTGATAAAGCAAAATATAGAGTCATATAATTTGTCGGGGGTTGAATTGCGAAAGGAAGCAGTATGGGTAAAAGAAGAAACGCTGAAATTCAAAACCATGGGTAGCCTAGGTAGTATGATAGTTTCTGGAGCGTCTGATGATACTTATGATGTAAAAGCTATAAGATTGAAAGAGCTATTGGCTCAGGAGGTTGATATGTTGAAGATGGATATTGAAGGTGCAGAATATCAAGTAATAAAAGACGTAGCACCAGAGCTTAAGAACGTTAAAAATCTTTTTTTAGAATACCATGGCACATTTTCAGAAATGTCTAAACTCTCTGAATTGTTTACGTTACTTACAAATTCAGGGTTTTCATACTATATAAAAGAAGCACTTAATATTTATAGAACACCTTTTTATAGATCTGATATAGAACACCCTTATGATGTTCAGCTAAATATTTTTTGCTTTAGAACTTAA
- a CDS encoding histidine kinase, with amino-acid sequence MRNIVYISIFLFCCVTTQAQQVSYNITKATGLPTNRVYCHLVDHNGYLWIGTERGVLRYNGYSLKKFDFSDGLPNIDVWHLHEDPYHRIVLSSFSRQPGYIKNDKFHPFVVKGMDSSVKFIAQKFFHSKDDTLWFYNMTGSWMLPTTGYIVGDTLYHIKKPDIIERHIAMWAHSPEGMIASFDNNKNLYKYNIKNNRYTDTVLLCKNIPDVMRNRVSMNLTDEQMKLHEIFHVDNKSFFHINHENKTYYIDFDNCHFDSVQVLPISPATPQKIIFCHPIDQNNTSIVTQDSIYILNTDLSIRSFGYEELTGIKELKGNSAFYILHDSLWGKGLATPSNGLYLTFENDAFKKIDYLSNYTYLGRKNDSTSIWQDKRTNTLATLCNETITKERTQKTYSELYSLQKLDDNHFFVFDRHGVTIVDYKTQNKYKRFSDCKKFTFIDPTYNIHSNDRKTYQWFINGIKSVVVIDSNNLYGLGGGINGLFQFSIKDEDSFVITRIDEPKYNKIAYSKKHQYIFAFNDFTLLVYDILHQKKTIFSVERLREAGINQIIKIIADDYGNIFIQDYDKLLLVDINKLKVKNILPSYNMEGAIVELLNNKLTIAGTFGVIQYQINGHNNIQLDKTYRNTKGLFYNYVVSMFTTPDEAILTTNNGIYSVDLTRPNKKREHDKIFVYNNKDTSYQLFSNDTITLLQKDKQINIDLINPEGYGALRMQYKLPNKNEWTQAEGKDINLYQLKPGFHKIKIQASDDIWKSRIIDIYIYITPYWWQTVTGKLTIGSTLLLAVIILVFIAIAATKKIVSKNNERKNQQRNLELKSIYSQINPHFIFNTLSTALFFVKKNQNEAAAKHISQFSELLRAYLKSSRNKYISISEETENLDNYLQLQMSRFDEKIQYEITVENAIDANETMIPSLLLQPIVENSLNHGIFHKAGIGKIKIDFKQGANERETICIVDDNGIGRKKAKLIRNTAKADSYGTILIDELIETFNKYEPIFITIDYIDKEEPDTGTTVIITIKNKKNV; translated from the coding sequence TTGAGAAACATAGTATACATATCGATTTTTCTATTCTGCTGTGTTACTACACAAGCACAACAGGTTTCTTATAATATCACCAAGGCTACTGGCCTACCTACCAATAGGGTATACTGTCATTTAGTAGATCACAATGGTTATTTATGGATAGGGACAGAAAGAGGTGTACTACGTTACAATGGCTACTCATTAAAAAAGTTTGACTTCAGCGATGGTTTACCCAATATTGATGTATGGCATTTGCATGAAGACCCATATCACCGTATAGTACTATCTAGCTTCAGCAGACAACCTGGCTACATAAAAAACGACAAATTTCACCCCTTTGTGGTAAAAGGAATGGATTCCTCTGTGAAATTTATAGCCCAAAAGTTCTTTCACAGTAAAGATGACACACTATGGTTCTATAACATGACAGGATCTTGGATGCTGCCTACTACCGGTTATATTGTTGGCGACACATTGTATCATATAAAAAAACCTGATATAATAGAACGTCATATAGCCATGTGGGCACACTCTCCAGAAGGAATGATAGCTTCATTTGACAACAATAAAAATCTTTATAAATATAATATTAAAAATAACCGATATACCGATACTGTTCTTTTATGTAAAAACATTCCTGATGTTATGCGTAACAGAGTAAGCATGAATCTTACCGACGAACAAATGAAGCTACATGAAATATTCCATGTTGATAATAAATCTTTCTTTCATATCAATCATGAAAACAAAACTTATTATATAGATTTTGACAATTGTCATTTTGATAGTGTTCAAGTATTGCCTATTTCACCTGCCACGCCACAAAAAATAATATTCTGCCACCCCATCGATCAGAATAATACAAGTATAGTAACTCAGGATAGCATATATATTCTGAATACAGACTTAAGCATTCGCTCTTTTGGCTACGAGGAATTAACGGGAATAAAGGAGTTAAAGGGCAATTCTGCTTTCTATATCCTGCACGACTCTTTATGGGGTAAAGGTTTGGCAACACCTTCCAATGGCTTGTACTTGACATTTGAAAATGATGCATTTAAAAAAATTGACTATTTATCTAATTATACATACCTAGGCAGAAAAAATGATTCTACTTCAATATGGCAAGATAAACGAACTAATACTTTAGCTACACTTTGTAATGAAACTATAACAAAAGAAAGAACACAGAAGACATATTCGGAGTTATATAGCTTACAGAAGTTAGATGATAATCATTTTTTTGTCTTCGATAGACATGGGGTTACTATTGTTGACTATAAAACTCAAAACAAGTACAAGCGTTTTAGTGATTGCAAGAAATTCACATTTATTGACCCTACTTATAATATACACTCTAACGATAGAAAAACTTACCAATGGTTCATTAATGGCATCAAAAGTGTTGTAGTAATTGATAGTAATAACCTATACGGCTTAGGCGGAGGAATAAATGGGCTCTTTCAATTTAGCATCAAAGATGAAGACAGCTTTGTAATAACACGGATAGACGAACCTAAATATAATAAAATAGCATACAGCAAAAAGCACCAATACATTTTTGCTTTTAACGACTTCACACTACTTGTATACGATATACTACACCAAAAGAAGACAATATTTTCGGTTGAAAGACTTAGGGAAGCAGGTATCAATCAAATCATTAAAATTATTGCAGATGACTACGGCAATATCTTTATTCAAGATTATGATAAGCTATTATTAGTAGACATCAACAAATTAAAAGTCAAAAACATATTACCTAGCTACAATATGGAAGGAGCTATTGTTGAGTTACTAAATAATAAGCTTACTATAGCAGGAACTTTTGGTGTTATTCAATATCAAATAAATGGACATAACAATATTCAGTTAGACAAAACCTATCGTAATACAAAGGGGCTATTTTACAACTATGTTGTATCTATGTTCACTACTCCTGATGAAGCTATCCTAACTACTAACAATGGCATTTATAGTGTAGACCTTACTAGACCAAACAAAAAAAGAGAACATGATAAGATCTTTGTTTACAATAATAAAGACACCTCCTATCAACTATTCTCCAACGACACCATTACACTATTACAAAAAGACAAACAAATAAACATAGACCTCATCAACCCTGAAGGCTATGGCGCATTGAGAATGCAGTATAAACTGCCCAATAAAAATGAATGGACACAGGCAGAAGGAAAAGACATCAATTTGTATCAACTAAAGCCAGGTTTTCACAAAATAAAAATACAAGCAAGTGATGATATTTGGAAAAGCCGCATTATAGATATCTACATATACATTACGCCATATTGGTGGCAAACCGTGACAGGGAAACTCACAATTGGCAGTACGCTCCTTCTAGCTGTTATTATTTTAGTATTTATTGCCATTGCAGCGACTAAGAAAATTGTATCAAAAAACAATGAACGTAAAAATCAGCAACGTAACTTGGAGCTAAAATCCATTTACTCCCAAATAAACCCTCACTTTATTTTCAATACACTAAGTACTGCTTTGTTCTTTGTAAAAAAGAACCAAAATGAAGCTGCAGCGAAACATATTAGCCAGTTTTCCGAATTATTAAGAGCGTACTTAAAATCATCTAGAAATAAATACATTTCTATAAGCGAAGAGACCGAAAACTTAGACAATTACTTACAGTTACAAATGTCTAGATTTGACGAAAAGATACAGTATGAAATAACTGTAGAAAACGCTATCGATGCTAATGAAACAATGATACCTTCACTATTGCTACAACCAATTGTCGAGAACTCCTTAAATCATGGCATATTTCATAAAGCAGGTATTGGAAAAATAAAAATTGACTTCAAGCAAGGCGCTAATGAAAGAGAAACTATCTGTATTGTTGACGATAATGGTATTGGCAGAAAAAAGGCTAAACTGATTAGAAATACTGCCAAAGCCGATTCTTATGGTACGATATTAATAGACGAGTTGATCGAAACATTTAATAAATACGAACCTATATTCATTACTATAGATTATATAGATAAAGAAGAACCTGACACAGGAACGACCGTGATAATAACCATAAAAAATAAAAAGAATGTCTAA
- a CDS encoding glycosyltransferase family 2 protein, whose amino-acid sequence MEGKVSICIPAYKRVDFLKRLLESILEQTYKNHEVVITDDSDDDSVEKLLVNYQDKLNIIYHKNNPALGTPRNWMAAFSYATGDWIKLIHDDDWFANPDALSRYVAAITPDCRYIFSGYNAYYENDNRYVDKTVAKAKFDHISKKPFRLLSGNIIGPPSVLMFHKSIKDYYEPELKWLVDIEYYISVLLKEKAIYINEPLINMSYNDSQVTNNCYNNPEIEIPEILFILKKYEHFNTKDIIVYDALWRSVRNNNIRSIEQMKHYSQAYPIPDFLRNIVTFQQNIPSYLLKIGLFSKIFMTISYTFNHKT is encoded by the coding sequence ATGGAAGGAAAAGTATCAATTTGTATCCCTGCTTATAAAAGAGTTGACTTTTTAAAGAGGCTGCTGGAAAGTATCCTTGAACAAACATATAAAAACCATGAAGTTGTTATAACAGACGATAGTGATGATGATTCCGTTGAAAAGTTACTTGTTAATTATCAGGATAAGCTAAATATTATTTACCATAAAAATAACCCTGCACTTGGCACACCTAGGAATTGGATGGCTGCCTTCTCCTATGCAACAGGCGACTGGATTAAACTTATTCATGATGATGATTGGTTTGCCAACCCTGATGCTCTTAGTAGATATGTTGCTGCCATAACACCTGATTGTCGTTATATTTTTTCAGGATATAATGCCTACTATGAAAATGATAATAGATATGTAGATAAAACTGTCGCAAAAGCTAAGTTTGACCATATATCTAAGAAGCCGTTCAGACTGTTATCAGGTAATATTATTGGCCCTCCCAGTGTTTTAATGTTCCACAAATCAATAAAAGACTACTACGAGCCTGAATTGAAATGGCTAGTTGATATAGAATATTACATATCAGTATTATTAAAAGAAAAAGCCATATATATCAATGAGCCGTTAATTAATATGAGTTATAATGACTCTCAGGTAACCAATAATTGCTACAACAATCCTGAAATAGAGATTCCTGAGATCCTATTTATCCTGAAAAAATATGAACATTTCAATACTAAAGACATTATCGTTTATGATGCTCTTTGGCGTTCTGTTAGAAATAACAATATTCGAAGTATAGAACAGATGAAGCATTATAGCCAAGCCTATCCTATACCTGATTTTTTGAGAAATATTGTAACGTTTCAACAAAACATTCCCTCATACCTGTTAAAAATTGGCTTATTTTCAAAAATATTTATGACAATATCCTATACCTTTAACCATAAAACCTGA
- a CDS encoding polysaccharide biosynthesis C-terminal domain-containing protein: MGIVFRQSIKTSIVTFLGALLGAIILYLSITFLPQKEFGFARNLLSQAIVGSQFILMGMHSMLYVFISKYPSEHKGRSVVITIGMATPLLLTLLFGIIYIIAKPYIIPLYNANDILLVERYFYWLPLYVLLWGLLIILEQFLNTQMKIAATSFLREVVLRLLNIGLIIAFGFEYIDFNYFIILSVLVHLLPVAALWLMARKVDGFSISTNWKALTKLEYKKIFDFAFFHLLLNMSVVLLDNIDILMIPILDVAGMTSAGIYFIAVYVVSIYQIPYRALATSTAPILNIEYQNNNMDKVRDLFSRSSINIWIATFGMGILIIANLNNGFAVLPDKYAAAYSVVLILMLGRSINMLTGLNNEMISISNYYRFNFYFTSVLIILIVSLNFLLIPKYGINGAAWGTTIAIGLYNLMKMLFLWIKFKLSPFTKGSIPVLLSAIVAITPGLLMPLIYNPIIDTFVRSLIVIILYLAMLYWLKPSQDFNQYMKNLLKNKKLF, encoded by the coding sequence ATGGGTATTGTTTTCCGCCAATCAATCAAAACATCAATTGTCACCTTTTTGGGGGCATTACTAGGTGCAATAATACTATACCTATCTATTACCTTTTTACCACAAAAGGAGTTTGGATTTGCCAGAAACCTACTTAGTCAAGCAATAGTTGGGTCACAATTCATACTAATGGGTATGCATAGCATGCTATATGTCTTCATTAGCAAATACCCTTCAGAACATAAAGGTCGATCTGTAGTTATTACGATTGGCATGGCTACACCGCTCCTACTTACTCTTTTATTTGGCATTATTTATATAATAGCAAAGCCCTATATCATACCTCTATATAATGCGAACGATATTCTACTTGTAGAGAGATATTTCTATTGGCTGCCATTATATGTACTATTATGGGGTTTACTCATCATATTAGAGCAGTTTCTCAACACACAAATGAAAATTGCGGCTACCTCATTTTTAAGAGAAGTAGTATTACGCTTGTTGAATATAGGGCTTATTATAGCTTTTGGGTTCGAGTATATTGACTTTAATTATTTTATTATTCTTAGTGTCTTAGTACACCTTCTACCCGTAGCCGCATTATGGTTAATGGCAAGAAAAGTAGATGGCTTTTCTATTTCTACCAACTGGAAAGCTCTAACAAAACTGGAGTACAAGAAAATATTTGACTTTGCATTCTTTCATTTGCTACTTAACATGTCCGTAGTTCTGCTCGATAATATTGATATTTTGATGATACCAATTCTTGATGTAGCGGGCATGACATCAGCTGGTATCTACTTCATAGCAGTTTATGTAGTATCTATATATCAAATCCCTTATCGTGCCCTGGCAACGTCTACAGCACCAATACTCAATATAGAATATCAAAATAATAATATGGATAAGGTACGAGACCTATTCTCTCGCTCCAGTATTAATATTTGGATCGCTACATTTGGGATGGGTATTCTTATTATAGCCAACCTTAACAATGGCTTTGCCGTTCTTCCTGATAAATATGCCGCTGCATACTCTGTTGTACTTATACTGATGCTTGGTAGATCTATCAATATGCTCACCGGGCTAAACAATGAAATGATCAGTATCTCTAATTATTATCGTTTCAACTTTTACTTTACATCCGTACTCATCATACTCATTGTTTCCTTAAACTTTCTTTTAATTCCAAAATACGGTATCAATGGAGCAGCTTGGGGTACCACAATTGCTATCGGGTTGTATAATTTGATGAAAATGCTCTTTTTATGGATCAAGTTCAAGCTTTCTCCTTTTACAAAAGGTAGCATTCCTGTTCTATTATCTGCTATAGTTGCTATAACTCCGGGGTTATTAATGCCTCTTATCTATAACCCTATTATAGATACATTTGTAAGAAGTTTGATAGTAATAATATTATATCTGGCTATGCTATACTGGTTAAAACCTTCTCAAGATTTCAACCAATACATGAAAAATCTACTCAAGAACAAGAAACTTTTCTAA